The following proteins are encoded in a genomic region of Gimesia algae:
- a CDS encoding Ig-like domain-containing protein gives MKSLKRLFGRKTFRKATRRLPFRISRPIGYASHVERLEDRTLLASNILASLESSVNQPNVSTELILNIGPGSSPTLGFEVHATAGSAFNPAAIQIINTSTDAVIPLNLAENDHAGTTNSLTLATLAPGEYSLMVRGQTAATGGFIVDVFLPGDTDGSGSVTDTEYQHALAATYQNLFGFNSFTAQFYIQQMGLNPGTNFYSRELDGDMDGDVDNNDLQMMNSNRNIPPIQMELIGDQDAPDVAAGLQVDSGVSNSDGITNELTIVGTVTDESLITQFKVSLDGGSYKNIFGQLSGGASGGSFTLDRTWLETNLNGGGSLEGGTHTLRFRTVDEHGNVSPAGVFNVNFELDTIAPTKASDISDQVTHEDFSIDPPSAQDIDLGPLSNYFNQNGGTPLSYQVVSMTEAIVEVDFSTGNLILNSVLNANGSTDIVIQAIDLAGNYVPSTFNVKVNALNDAPTSTNNTVTTDEDTTFTFTLDDFNYSDVEGDALATVQITSLETAGSLQLSGNDVILDQVITRADIEAGNLKFVPVADANGTPYDSFNFLVNDGAIDATASSTMTINVNAVNDAPTSTNNTVTTDEDITFTFTLDDFNFSDVDAGDELASVQITSLETAGSLQLNGADVILNQVITKADIEAGKLKFVPVADANGAGYASFDFLVNDGAVDATASSTMTVDVTAVNDAPTSTNNTVTTNEDITFTFTLDDFNFSDVDSGDELATVQITSLETAGSLQLNGADVILDQEITKADIEAGNLKFVPVADENGAGYASFDFLVNDGSVDATASSTMTVDVTAVNDAPTSTNSTVTTDEDITYTFTLDDFNFSDVDGGDELATVQIISLETVGALQLNGVDVTADQVISRADIEAGNLKFVPVSDASGTPYDSFEFLVNDGTVDATASSTMTINVDAVNDAPTSSDKTVATDEDTPYVFLVTDFAISDVEGSDLAGVRITSLPGAGTLKLSGSAVSVNDVIDVDDIGGGLLTFDPAENENGAGYASFEFKVNDGADDAVAANTMTIDVTAVNDAPTSSDKTVATAEDTPYVFLVTDFAISDVEGSDLVTVVITSLPGAGTLKLNGSAVSVNDLIDVDDISGGLLTFDPAENESGTGYASFEFKVNDGTDDAVAANTMTIDVTAVNDPPAAQNDAFDFNNENAFSGNVFLNNGNGADTDPDIGDSFNATQIEYELDPGVSGIETEPVTTIQPGEVTLQHGGVLTLSANGDFTYDPTQSAELIGLMGTQSLTETFIYTIDDGNGGTDTATVTIVISANQLPIAEPDATSTDENTPITSFNVLVENGSGADNDPDGDFEDLFVANLPNSTSDKGVSLTLNGDGTINYNLAGQFDFLADGVTTTDTFRYTLEDGRGGQSVGTVTVTITGVNDAPTSTNNTVTTNEDTTFTFSLEDFNFSDVDAGDELTTVVITSLETVGALQLNDVDVIADQEISRADIEAGNLKFVPVADASGTPYDSFNFLVSDAAVAATASSTMTINVDAVNDAPTSTNNTVTTDEDVTYTFTLDDFNFSDVDAGDELTTVVITSLETVGALQLNDVDVIADQEISRADIEAGNLKFVPVADASGTPYDSFNFLVSDAAVAATASSTMTINVDAVNDAPTSTNNTVTTNEDVTYTFTLDDFNFSDVDAGDELTTVVITSLETVGALQLNDVDVIADQEISRADIEAGNLKFVPVADASGTPYDSFNFLVSDAAVAATASSTMTINVDAVNDAPTSTNNTVTTNEDTTFTFSLEDFNYSDVEGAGLATVVITSLETVGALQLNGVDVMADQGISRADIEAGNLKFVPVADENGAGYDSFNFLVNDGVLDATASSTMTIDVDAVNDPVEANDDSANVSKNGTVNIDVLDNDVDVDVNDTLTVTLIDGQPIPNVNGDFVTLASGAIVTLEADGTLTYDPNGIHSDLIPPDTEPDSFEYTVSDGTVTDTATVNITISGSNEELTKTELELEDISSDGLTPISYDLDLYFTDPDPGDTVTYLVEAKLAGDVDLPVDFWANIDLSGSDLNITFTDYSSEQVRLPVVITVTAHSDDTLSDDVISTFTLTPVPQSTIDIQLIARNEATEGREFTSFRAESDIGDVASNFVGGGRFQLINGLQDLAYTISLYNGDLDIDGTVTDGDTTDDLVSLKFIDTANGNAELFTIFSDSLSDNDLTIDLDNNLLTGTWTLGEGLTSTIIDKLYAGTIAVQLVNKTDGANKTVKLAGRNIEVAPEVNDVNSLPTSVTTILQGDTYVVEIWMSDQLAQVLAGQSTTRAGITSTILDMIWSNADATGSVTAHFTVDDSAFGYLVSINDDDTDLENGLIEDINATTFNSGVASNGYGRLGYITLVASELTAAGDPVVFDIDTADFLSTGSDPDFVQRPANIDLSQISISSVSVSHVPPSEFFIQTDQSNLTVSGTITVDGQEINLLPQSGTLNATSLSGRLNVVMDNLAEPGSIRIVDSFVEVNPSGLARPDRDGTESYDAFDLADFGLVGDQDILGVIGPFDGEISLAIRDAIAKVFSSQQALDGQGYFDISEDWVLDHGLLESLVSVNEDSFDDYTIESEETSGETLSFIDPVTGFPGGVPDWSHARLTGNATDGFELLIPISRRLQFTTADGYDVVLDLVGSVTALLNVDLVNTDEAGDTLLTAVDTELNSGTPETKVYQGIIGNNLSLIDPLNDVDMFKVYLEDGDTVRVDVDASQYRTYLDSTLRLFDADGNQLVTSDLNAAPDEYIFDETIFYDSYLTYTAEGAGFYYIGLSSYANDVYDPEETETTSPGVFPSEVGSYDLTISVLDGAGVNPLHGTQSIAADTTLEEGTSVDLIVVREQTELNVFGQTEGLPDSDTWIDEWSSFWVEVYVETADAKGITDATVDLNYNTNFFTATAIEFGSAFNASGQAVIDDATGVVTGLSGSGAYERSGSGDKTLLARVKFESLVQDDVSIDFEDKFIGPHALGLSLSNVSVNLAHDTGTTLIVGDAPETDLWAIAYDVNDDDKINYRDLIILASIYGQNVLDADSPYVWALDADKSGRVDYRDLNYFASNYGVHKGGDQEVLYPSNFLQRWYGKTTDVTGESSIDQVMDEALSIWQDALGLEEPLDIQLVITNLGGTQLGEGQITSVDSEGRPVSGIVTLDDDAAGLGWYSDLDSSAFSETDLEGGVAYTADASSAAAGHYDLLTVLLHEIGHVLGFTDTYAPFESFIQTGVGGTLTFVGSGFEATLTDDGLHLDDTVHAGDVMNATLDPGVRKLPSILDALILQSAHEAAASGSYEILVGVNAPLMANLPLVAEPPVTQVTENENSLVTVIAPLEELSPVVFDVTSSQLTGDVPVQPGLQQIFNNLLQSQGLDQSELDLTVLEGLSDELINDLRLNGLSIVDSGKIDVSDLVDLETGDLDLAGLSNEIDADFDDVFSDWAGPIL, from the coding sequence ATGAAGAGCCTGAAAAGATTGTTTGGCCGTAAAACTTTTCGCAAAGCAACTCGTCGTTTACCATTTCGGATCTCGCGTCCCATTGGTTATGCAAGCCATGTAGAGCGGCTTGAAGATCGAACATTGCTTGCCAGCAATATTCTGGCCTCTCTGGAAAGTTCTGTGAATCAGCCGAATGTTTCTACAGAATTAATTCTGAATATCGGACCAGGCAGCTCACCGACACTCGGTTTTGAAGTGCATGCGACTGCGGGGTCCGCCTTCAATCCTGCTGCGATTCAAATTATTAATACCAGTACAGATGCCGTGATTCCATTGAATCTGGCAGAAAATGACCATGCCGGCACAACGAATTCGCTGACATTGGCCACACTGGCTCCGGGCGAATACTCTCTTATGGTCCGCGGACAGACTGCTGCCACGGGCGGGTTTATCGTTGATGTGTTCTTGCCCGGTGACACTGATGGCAGTGGATCTGTGACTGATACGGAATATCAGCATGCTCTGGCGGCAACCTATCAGAATCTATTCGGCTTCAACAGTTTTACTGCTCAGTTCTATATCCAGCAGATGGGCCTCAATCCTGGCACCAACTTCTACTCCCGGGAGTTGGATGGTGACATGGATGGGGACGTGGATAACAATGACCTGCAGATGATGAACTCCAACCGGAATATCCCGCCCATTCAGATGGAACTGATTGGCGATCAGGACGCACCGGATGTGGCTGCAGGACTGCAGGTTGACTCTGGAGTTTCCAATTCGGACGGTATCACCAACGAACTGACAATTGTGGGCACGGTCACTGACGAAAGCCTGATTACACAATTCAAAGTCTCCCTCGATGGTGGCAGCTATAAGAATATCTTCGGGCAACTTTCCGGTGGTGCCAGCGGGGGTTCCTTCACGCTGGACCGGACCTGGCTGGAAACGAACCTGAATGGTGGCGGTTCTCTGGAAGGGGGCACACATACGCTGCGTTTCAGGACAGTTGACGAACACGGCAATGTGAGTCCCGCTGGTGTCTTTAATGTCAATTTTGAACTGGATACAATTGCGCCGACGAAAGCGTCTGATATTTCTGATCAGGTGACACACGAAGATTTTTCCATTGATCCTCCCTCGGCTCAAGATATCGACCTGGGACCGCTGAGCAACTACTTCAACCAGAATGGAGGAACTCCGCTCAGCTATCAGGTGGTCAGTATGACCGAAGCGATCGTCGAAGTGGATTTCTCTACGGGAAATCTGATTCTGAATTCTGTGCTGAATGCAAACGGTTCCACAGATATTGTCATTCAGGCCATTGATTTAGCCGGAAATTACGTGCCTTCTACATTCAATGTGAAGGTCAACGCATTGAATGATGCCCCGACATCCACGAATAATACGGTGACGACGGACGAAGACACCACGTTCACCTTCACGCTGGATGACTTCAATTACAGCGATGTCGAAGGTGATGCTCTGGCGACAGTGCAGATTACCTCGCTGGAAACGGCGGGTTCCCTGCAATTGAGTGGTAATGACGTGATACTGGACCAGGTGATTACGAGAGCCGACATCGAAGCCGGTAATCTCAAGTTCGTCCCGGTGGCGGATGCGAATGGCACACCTTACGACAGCTTCAACTTCCTGGTGAATGACGGTGCTATTGATGCGACCGCTTCGAGCACGATGACGATCAACGTGAATGCCGTAAATGATGCTCCGACCTCCACGAATAACACGGTGACCACGGACGAAGACATCACGTTCACCTTCACTCTGGATGACTTCAACTTCAGTGATGTGGATGCTGGTGATGAACTGGCGAGTGTGCAGATTACCTCGCTGGAAACGGCGGGTTCCCTGCAGCTCAATGGTGCGGACGTCATTTTGAACCAGGTGATTACGAAAGCCGATATCGAAGCCGGTAAGCTCAAATTCGTCCCCGTGGCGGATGCGAACGGTGCTGGCTACGCAAGCTTCGACTTCCTGGTAAATGACGGCGCTGTTGATGCGACCGCTTCGAGCACGATGACAGTTGACGTGACGGCCGTGAATGATGCCCCGACCTCGACGAATAACACGGTGACGACGAACGAAGACATCACGTTCACCTTCACTCTTGATGATTTTAACTTCAGTGATGTCGATAGTGGCGATGAACTGGCGACAGTGCAGATTACCTCTCTGGAAACGGCGGGTTCCCTGCAGCTGAATGGTGCTGACGTGATACTGGACCAGGAGATAACGAAAGCCGACATCGAAGCCGGTAATCTCAAATTCGTCCCCGTGGCGGATGAGAACGGTGCTGGTTACGCGAGCTTCGACTTCCTGGTGAATGACGGCTCTGTTGATGCGACCGCTTCGAGCACGATGACGGTTGACGTGACGGCCGTAAACGATGCTCCGACTTCGACGAATAGCACGGTGACAACGGACGAAGATATTACCTACACGTTCACTCTGGATGACTTCAACTTCAGTGATGTCGATGGTGGTGATGAACTGGCGACAGTGCAGATTATCTCACTGGAAACAGTGGGTGCGTTGCAGTTGAATGGTGTCGATGTGACGGCAGACCAGGTGATCAGTCGGGCCGATATCGAAGCAGGTAATCTGAAATTCGTCCCCGTCTCAGATGCCAGTGGTACGCCTTACGACAGCTTCGAATTCCTGGTGAATGACGGCACTGTCGATGCGACTGCCTCTAGCACCATGACGATCAACGTGGACGCCGTGAATGACGCTCCGACTTCCAGTGATAAAACGGTGGCGACAGACGAAGACACACCGTACGTGTTCCTTGTGACTGACTTCGCGATCAGTGATGTGGAAGGCAGTGATCTGGCTGGCGTGCGGATTACCTCCCTGCCTGGTGCCGGTACGCTTAAGTTGAGTGGTTCGGCGGTGAGTGTGAACGATGTGATCGACGTTGATGATATCGGCGGCGGTCTGCTGACTTTCGATCCGGCTGAGAATGAGAACGGTGCAGGTTACGCGAGCTTCGAGTTTAAGGTGAATGACGGTGCGGACGACGCGGTTGCTGCCAATACGATGACGATTGACGTGACAGCTGTGAATGACGCTCCGACTTCGAGTGATAAAACGGTGGCGACAGCTGAAGACACACCGTACGTGTTCCTGGTGACTGACTTCGCGATCAGTGATGTGGAAGGCAGTGATCTGGTGACTGTGGTGATTACCTCCCTGCCTGGTGCCGGTACGCTTAAGTTGAATGGTTCGGCTGTGAGCGTGAATGATTTGATCGACGTTGATGATATCAGCGGCGGTCTGCTGACGTTCGATCCGGCTGAGAATGAGAGCGGGACGGGTTATGCGAGCTTCGAGTTTAAGGTGAATGACGGTACGGATGACGCGGTTGCTGCCAATACGATGACGATTGACGTGACGGCTGTGAATGATCCTCCGGCAGCTCAGAATGATGCCTTTGACTTCAATAATGAAAATGCATTTTCTGGAAATGTCTTTCTGAATAACGGAAACGGAGCTGATACAGATCCGGATATCGGCGATTCCTTTAATGCAACACAAATTGAATACGAATTGGATCCAGGTGTCTCAGGAATTGAAACAGAACCGGTGACTACGATTCAGCCTGGTGAAGTTACTTTGCAGCATGGTGGTGTGCTTACCTTGTCTGCGAATGGTGATTTCACCTACGATCCCACTCAGAGTGCGGAATTAATAGGGCTGATGGGAACCCAGTCCTTGACAGAAACCTTTATCTATACAATCGACGATGGTAACGGCGGAACTGACACCGCGACTGTGACGATTGTCATCTCGGCGAACCAGTTACCGATCGCTGAACCCGATGCCACTTCCACAGATGAAAATACGCCGATTACCAGTTTCAATGTACTCGTTGAGAATGGAAGCGGGGCTGATAATGATCCTGATGGTGACTTCGAGGACCTGTTCGTCGCCAATCTGCCTAACTCGACCTCGGATAAGGGGGTCAGCCTGACCCTGAACGGGGACGGGACCATTAACTATAATCTGGCGGGGCAGTTTGACTTCCTGGCAGATGGTGTCACCACCACTGATACATTTAGATATACCCTGGAAGACGGCCGCGGCGGACAGTCCGTGGGGACCGTAACCGTGACGATCACGGGCGTGAACGATGCTCCGACTTCGACGAACAACACGGTGACAACGAACGAAGACACCACGTTCACCTTCAGCCTGGAAGATTTCAACTTCAGCGATGTGGATGCTGGTGATGAGCTGACGACTGTGGTGATTACCTCACTGGAAACAGTGGGTGCGCTGCAGTTGAATGATGTCGATGTGATAGCAGACCAGGAAATCAGTCGGGCCGATATTGAAGCAGGTAATCTCAAATTCGTTCCGGTGGCAGATGCCAGTGGCACGCCTTACGACAGCTTCAACTTCCTGGTGTCTGACGCCGCTGTCGCTGCGACCGCTTCAAGTACCATGACGATTAACGTGGATGCCGTGAACGATGCTCCGACCTCCACAAATAACACGGTGACGACGGACGAAGATGTTACCTACACGTTCACTCTGGATGACTTCAACTTCAGTGATGTCGATGCTGGTGATGAACTGACGACTGTGGTGATTACCTCACTGGAAACAGTGGGTGCGCTGCAGTTGAATGATGTCGATGTGATAGCAGACCAGGAAATCAGTCGGGCCGATATTGAAGCAGGTAATCTCAAATTCGTTCCGGTGGCAGATGCCAGTGGCACGCCTTACGACAGCTTCAACTTCCTGGTGTCTGACGCCGCTGTCGCTGCGACCGCTTCAAGTACCATGACGATTAACGTGGATGCCGTGAACGATGCTCCGACCTCCACAAATAATACGGTGACGACGAACGAAGATGTTACCTACACGTTCACTCTGGATGACTTCAACTTCAGTGATGTCGATGCTGGTGATGAGCTGACGACTGTGGTGATTACCTCACTGGAAACAGTGGGTGCGCTGCAGTTGAATGATGTCGATGTGATAGCAGACCAGGAAATCAGTCGGGCCGATATTGAAGCAGGTAATCTCAAATTCGTTCCGGTGGCAGATGCCAGTGGCACGCCTTACGACAGCTTCAACTTCCTGGTGTCTGACGCCGCTGTCGCTGCGACCGCTTCAAGTACCATGACGATTAACGTGGATGCCGTGAACGATGCTCCGACCTCCACAAATAACACGGTGACGACGAACGAAGACACCACGTTCACCTTCTCCCTGGAAGATTTCAATTACAGCGATGTCGAAGGTGCTGGACTGGCGACTGTGGTGATTACCTCGCTGGAAACGGTGGGTGCGCTGCAGTTGAATGGTGTCGATGTGATGGCAGACCAGGGAATCAGTCGGGCCGATATCGAAGCCGGTAATCTCAAATTCGTCCCCGTGGCGGATGAGAACGGTGCTGGTTACGACAGCTTCAACTTCCTGGTGAATGACGGTGTTCTCGATGCGACTGCTTCCAGCACGATGACGATTGACGTGGATGCAGTAAATGATCCGGTTGAGGCGAACGACGATTCTGCGAACGTATCTAAAAACGGTACGGTCAATATTGATGTTCTGGACAATGATGTTGACGTTGATGTCAATGATACTTTGACGGTGACTCTGATCGATGGTCAGCCCATACCTAACGTCAATGGGGATTTTGTTACTTTGGCTTCGGGTGCGATCGTTACACTCGAGGCAGATGGAACTTTAACCTATGATCCGAATGGGATTCATTCGGATCTGATACCGCCTGATACAGAGCCGGATTCCTTTGAATACACTGTCAGCGATGGTACCGTGACGGATACTGCGACTGTGAATATTACGATTAGCGGCAGTAATGAAGAACTGACAAAGACAGAACTTGAACTGGAAGATATATCCAGCGATGGTCTGACACCAATATCCTATGATCTGGATCTGTATTTCACTGATCCGGATCCTGGTGATACGGTAACCTATTTGGTGGAGGCCAAACTGGCCGGCGATGTAGATCTGCCTGTCGATTTCTGGGCGAATATTGATCTCTCAGGCAGTGATCTGAATATCACATTTACGGACTACAGTTCAGAACAGGTACGTCTGCCTGTGGTGATCACGGTTACCGCCCATTCTGATGATACACTTTCCGATGATGTGATCAGTACGTTTACGCTGACTCCCGTTCCTCAGTCGACCATTGATATTCAACTGATCGCTCGGAACGAGGCGACTGAAGGAAGAGAGTTTACCTCTTTCCGTGCCGAGAGTGATATTGGTGATGTTGCTTCAAATTTTGTGGGGGGGGGACGTTTCCAACTGATCAATGGACTACAGGATCTGGCTTATACCATTTCACTGTATAATGGTGATCTGGATATTGATGGTACCGTGACTGACGGCGATACCACAGATGATCTGGTGTCACTCAAGTTTATTGATACCGCGAACGGTAATGCCGAATTATTTACGATCTTTAGTGACAGTTTATCCGATAATGACCTGACTATTGATCTGGATAATAATCTGTTGACGGGAACCTGGACCTTAGGAGAAGGACTGACCAGTACAATTATTGACAAACTGTATGCCGGGACAATTGCGGTACAGCTTGTTAATAAAACGGATGGAGCGAACAAAACGGTGAAGCTCGCGGGGCGCAATATCGAGGTGGCACCTGAAGTCAATGATGTTAACAGTCTTCCGACAAGTGTGACAACCATCCTGCAGGGTGATACGTACGTCGTCGAAATCTGGATGAGTGATCAACTGGCTCAGGTGCTGGCAGGTCAGTCGACAACGAGAGCAGGTATCACATCGACGATTTTGGATATGATCTGGAGCAATGCTGATGCAACAGGCTCTGTAACTGCCCATTTCACTGTGGATGATTCGGCGTTTGGATATTTAGTGAGTATCAACGATGATGATACAGACCTTGAAAATGGTCTGATTGAAGATATCAATGCCACCACATTCAATTCCGGTGTGGCTTCCAATGGATATGGCCGACTTGGTTATATCACGTTAGTTGCCAGTGAACTGACTGCTGCGGGTGACCCTGTCGTTTTTGATATAGATACCGCTGATTTCTTATCAACTGGCTCCGACCCAGACTTTGTTCAGCGGCCAGCGAATATAGATTTGAGTCAGATTTCGATCAGCAGTGTTTCCGTATCGCATGTCCCGCCTTCCGAATTCTTTATTCAGACTGATCAGAGCAATCTGACTGTTTCTGGTACTATCACAGTCGATGGTCAGGAAATCAACTTGTTACCACAGTCTGGCACTTTGAATGCTACCAGTTTAAGTGGTCGCCTGAATGTGGTGATGGACAATCTGGCTGAACCGGGATCGATCCGGATCGTAGATTCCTTCGTTGAAGTGAATCCTTCCGGTCTGGCCCGACCTGACCGAGATGGTACAGAGAGCTACGATGCGTTTGACCTGGCCGACTTTGGATTGGTGGGAGATCAGGATATTCTTGGTGTAATAGGACCTTTTGATGGTGAAATAAGTCTGGCGATTCGTGATGCGATAGCGAAGGTTTTCTCCAGCCAGCAGGCGCTCGACGGACAGGGTTACTTTGATATCAGCGAAGACTGGGTCCTGGATCATGGATTACTTGAATCGCTGGTGTCTGTAAATGAAGATAGCTTTGATGATTATACTATTGAGTCGGAAGAAACATCCGGAGAGACACTGTCGTTCATCGATCCGGTAACCGGTTTCCCTGGTGGAGTACCAGACTGGAGTCATGCGAGGCTGACGGGGAATGCGACCGATGGTTTTGAACTGCTGATTCCGATCAGCCGTCGTCTGCAGTTTACAACCGCAGATGGCTATGATGTGGTTCTGGATCTGGTTGGTTCAGTGACCGCCCTCTTGAATGTCGATCTGGTCAATACGGATGAGGCTGGTGATACTCTTCTCACAGCGGTAGACACTGAATTAAATTCGGGGACTCCTGAGACCAAGGTTTACCAGGGGATCATCGGGAACAATTTGAGTTTGATTGATCCTTTGAATGATGTGGATATGTTTAAGGTTTATCTGGAAGATGGTGATACAGTCAGAGTGGATGTGGATGCCAGCCAGTACAGAACTTACCTGGACAGCACTCTGCGTCTCTTTGATGCAGATGGTAATCAACTGGTAACTTCCGATCTTAATGCTGCACCGGATGAATATATATTTGACGAGACTATTTTCTACGATTCTTATCTCACCTACACAGCGGAAGGTGCGGGCTTTTACTATATTGGCTTGAGTTCTTATGCAAATGATGTTTACGACCCTGAAGAGACTGAGACCACTAGCCCGGGTGTATTTCCCTCTGAAGTTGGTTCTTATGACCTGACAATTTCCGTTCTGGACGGTGCCGGTGTTAATCCTTTGCACGGAACACAGTCGATTGCGGCTGATACCACTCTGGAAGAAGGGACCAGCGTTGATCTGATTGTGGTTCGCGAACAGACAGAGTTGAATGTCTTTGGCCAGACTGAGGGTCTGCCGGACAGTGATACCTGGATTGATGAGTGGAGTTCATTCTGGGTGGAAGTCTATGTCGAGACCGCAGATGCGAAGGGGATTACTGACGCGACGGTTGACCTGAATTACAACACGAATTTCTTTACCGCGACAGCGATTGAATTTGGCAGTGCCTTTAATGCCTCAGGGCAGGCTGTGATTGACGATGCCACGGGAGTGGTGACTGGTCTGAGTGGATCGGGTGCCTATGAACGGTCAGGCAGTGGTGATAAAACACTGCTGGCGCGGGTCAAGTTTGAGTCACTGGTACAGGATGATGTCTCCATTGACTTTGAAGACAAATTCATTGGCCCGCATGCTTTGGGTCTGTCCCTGAGCAATGTCAGTGTTAATCTGGCACATGATACCGGGACCACGTTAATTGTCGGTGATGCTCCCGAAACGGATCTGTGGGCGATTGCCTACGATGTGAACGATGATGATAAGATCAACTACCGCGATCTGATTATCCTGGCTTCCATCTATGGTCAGAACGTGCTGGATGCCGATTCGCCTTATGTCTGGGCGTTGGATGCCGATAAGAGTGGAAGAGTTGATTATCGGGATCTTAATTACTTTGCATCGAATTACGGCGTGCACAAGGGGGGAGATCAGGAAGTCCTTTATCCGTCGAACTTCCTGCAACGCTGGTACGGTAAGACGACCGATGTCACAGGTGAGTCTTCGATCGATCAGGTAATGGATGAAGCGTTGAGTATCTGGCAGGATGCGTTAGGCCTGGAAGAACCTTTGGATATTCAGCTGGTGATCACCAACCTGGGTGGGACTCAACTGGGTGAAGGTCAGATTACCAGCGTCGATTCAGAAGGTCGTCCCGTTTCCGGGATTGTGACACTGGACGATGATGCGGCCGGTCTGGGCTGGTATTCGGATCTGGATTCTTCCGCTTTCAGTGAAACGGATCTGGAAGGGGGCGTGGCTTATACGGCTGATGCGAGTTCCGCAGCCGCCGGTCACTATGACCTGCTGACGGTTCTGTTACACGAAATCGGCCACGTACTCGGATTCACCGATACTTATGCTCCGTTCGAAAGCTTTATTCAAACGGGCGTAGGCGGAACACTGACCTTTGTGGGCAGTGGTTTTGAAGCGACGTTGACCGACGATGGTCTGCACCTGGATGATACGGTGCATGCCGGCGATGTCATGAATGCCACACTGGATCCGGGAGTTCGTAAACTGCCTTCGATTCTGGATGCCTTGATTCTGCAGTCAGCTCACGAAGCAGCCGCTTCGGGCAGCTATGAGATTCTAGTCGGTGTCAATGCTCCTCTGATGGCGAATCTGCCGCTGGTGGCTGAACCACCTGTAACGCAGGTTACCGAGAATGAGAATTCGCTGGTGACTGTTATCGCGCCGCTGGAAGAATTGTCTCCCGTCGTATTCGATGTGACCAGCAGTCAGCTGACAGGCGATGTGCCGGTTCAGCCTGGATTGCAGCAGATCTTTAACAACCTGCTGCAGAGCCAGGGACTGGATCAAAGCGAACTGGATCTGACAGTTCTGGAAGGTTTGAGCGATGAGTTGATCAATGATCTGCGGTTGAACGGTCTTTCGATTGTTGATAGCGGAAAGATCGATGTTTCGGATCTGGTTGATCTGGAAACTGGTGACCTGGATCTGGCAGGACTCAGCAATGAAATCGATGCTGATTTCGATGATGTCTTCTCAGACTGGGCAGGTCCCATACTTTAA